The Macrobrachium rosenbergii isolate ZJJX-2024 chromosome 20, ASM4041242v1, whole genome shotgun sequence region AACGTTGAaatgtatgaaaggattgttgaacTAACTTCCCTTCACAGAAGTGCAGTGTGGatgttaaatgttaatgaaacaaaacaaattgaGGTTGTTGAGATAAAACGCATATATGAAGAAAGAGGGATTGAAAAGTCAAGAAATATGGTGATTCAAAAATAGAGGTACAAAATGCGGCGGCAGTGAAAAGATGGCTCAGACTGTTGTGGTGGTTGTTccgagagagaatggaggaagatAAGTCGCTGAAAACGATGCAAAATATGGAAGCGTTTTAATGAATGAAGAAGATTTTAAACACGTACGAGAGATGGAAAGAAGAAGTCCAGGAAACAGAAGAGTGGTGGCGATTCGGCTCAGTTTATGTACAGTCATGCTTTTTACATATCAGGTAATGCTCAGCTTGACTGTCAAAACTCATTCTGATTTTGCAGCTTTGCTTGATACCAGTGGTTTTAAGTGGGCTTGGATATCCAGAAGTGGATAAGCAACAACTCAAGGTCTTCAGTGATCCCCAGCACCTTTCGATATACAACGTGGATCCCATACGATGCCGTACTCAATTGTTGAATGACTCGGTAAGTAGGAAAGGAATGATTTCTGAGCAGTTCTAAACGTATCTTAATATTGCTATTGATAAACCGTGGAATatagtcatttctttctaaactTAGAAGAGGTGAAGTACACAAAGTTTCTTTACAGTTTCATCTTACCAAAACCGTTTGATATTGATATAACAATTCAAGGGATCCACTCAATAATCTTGTACCCAAGCAACCTCAGCTCCTCTCTGAATAAGACTCCTGTAAGTCGCATGATATTTCCCTAACTCTTCATTGTACaataacaatttaattttttataaatttctcgGAACTCCTCACAGCTAGTAAGAAAAAGGATGAATGTAGTGTGTCATGGAAGTTGATGTCAGTAGTGCGGTCACCGTGTACACGTAATGTAACAACCTTAGGGATACAACAGTCTCTTCATAAATTATCCTGAAGCATGAAGTGATTATTTGTACCTTGTTTCCAtttgtcagaagtcaaaactactGCTCCACTTCGGTTACGCAGACAGTCCGCTTTTCGTATTTTTCCTCCTTGAACATGATTTCCGTGGGATGCGTAATTTCCATCTGGATGTTGTATTTATACATAGCATTACTCTACATGCGGTGTAAAAGGTTCTTATAGGCCGTCTAAAATTACAGATGTTTTATTctaatattattttgattattttgaagatacCCAAAGACCATTAACTTAGCACTATGTACACTCTAGATATTGTGTTATGGCCCTGTAGCATCACTAGCTACGCGAATCTTTCTGGCGCCTTCTTATGTTACGCCAGTGTTGCATATCAAAGTAAAGAACACAGGGCAAACATATTATGCATGAAGAAGCCGTAAGCACACTTGCAAAAATTAATCGGTGTTCTGCAAGCCCGAGAGAGATTAAGGTCTTCGTATAAGACGGGCGCAATGCCATTTCAGATGCTAATAAAGCAATGCTAGAAAACAGAGAGCATATGACGATATCACAAACTCAAGCAGCAGTCAAAGAGTATGCATAATGCCCTTGAATCAGGCAGAACATTTGCGGGGACGGGATTTATGCAACAGCCAAAAACGCCAACCCCATCAGACTTGGAATTGTTCAGACATGACAGGACAAGACAAAAACTTACGGAATGCTTGTGGATAAATCttgaaatattgttataaatCGACCAAATGTTTTAGCAACAATGAATGCCTtgtaaaatgcaattttttacAGAGATTCACATATCTTTACATGCCGATAACTGCCTTTACCTGGCCCAATCGGGCAAGGAAAGACTTACGTAATTGCGATAGTTAAATGCTACTCATAACTAAAGACTCACAGATTAAAGTAATGTTGGAAAGAGCATATTTTGATACATGCTTCATATTAAGTGATTGTGGTACATTATTACTGAAGGACCATCATGACTAAAAATCTTTAATCATGGAATTCAGTGGAGGTCAGTGCAAAACTTTTAACCGTATGAATTGTATAACTAGTACATTTTCTGTTCTTGAGTGACCTGTGTGGAGAATTCATGACAATTTTCCTGTTCGTTTCACCACCTGGACTGTTATATCCCTTATCCGGCACACTGTTTAGCCCAAAGCATTGAatggtttcttcattttaatcatttttatcccTTGTTAAGGATGTCTGTCCCGAGGAGTGCTGCTAAGATACTGATCTCTGTTGCCGATGTTAGCTTGAAATTTAGATTCTTGTGCTCTGATATATCTTAGCATTATAATGTCTTTTTATGACCGAGAAGCACAAAATCTGAATAACATGCTGGAAACTACTTTGGTCCCCACAGATTGTAAGAGATACAGTTGTGATAGCGGTGATGATTCGGAGGCGAAGCGAAGGCTTCTTTCTGACAACTCTGGGCCCTTGCTTAGTGTTGGAGATTCTGGGACATATCTCGCTCGTAGCCTTTCCAGTAGATGAGTTCTATCAGAGAGCTTCGACGGCTCTTTCACTTTTGATTGTCATGGCCTCTCTCTTTTCACAGGTTCGTATCAGTTGCTTTTGTAtagttaatcatattatttttagcATGATCGAGGCATAACAGCAAGTTCATTCTCTCTAGATTTGCTTTTTTTCAGGTAACAGTTGGTGTAAGTGCTTGTAATGTTAACACTCTTCTTTGAAGCCCGGTCTTTCGTGTAACAATATGAAAAATCCTTCTCAGTGACAGTAAATTTCCGTATTATTTGTtaccaatataaatttttttttattccagtcagTCACCATTTTACCGAAGTCTGCCTCGCCAAAAGCTGTTGACGTCTGGTTCTTCTTCTTTACTCTgagattcttccttttcttcgtaGCTCATTGCATGGTAGAATTACACCGGACTCGGGTAGCAAGTTCCTCCAAGAAGGAGGACAGAAATAGCAAACGGCAATTAGATTCCCAGGAAGGTAAAAGCAAAGTCAGAGTGCTGAAAAATCTTCACAGTCACAAGGAGTACTTGGGCCAGTCACTTGCTATGAGGATCCGGCATGGTGCCGAAAATAGTAAGAATGTTCACAGTTTTAACGTAGAAAACCCGTGGATGCTGAAGAGTGCTAGCAATAAGACTTTCATTTCGCCTGCAACTGTTAATCTTTGGTGCCTTGCTATCGGAATAGCCATTGACTTCATTTTCGTTGGATTATTTGTGTACTCAATTAAATTGTTAAACTATAAACACATTGATGAATTTATGAAATACAATGATTGTTCTTAAGTTCATTGTTAGACTGAGTACTAATGCttataatctaataaatttacaCAATCGATGATGAATAGTTTCCAATTTCTGAGGAATCTGGTAAGGAAATGCATTTGGGCGCCAGTGCGTTTTACTGATTACGAGATGGTGAAACTTTTTTGCTTCGACAAGAAATATATCTTAAAACCACCTTAGGTCATCGTTAGAATCTTTGCACTCGAGATTGCTTTGGCTGTTTTTCGTTACTAAATGGATATACTGCACTGTTAACCCACCATGTTTGTGCATATTAATCACTAGTAAAAAACGAGATTAGAGGAAAAAAGTTGGAGGGCGAGTGAAATTTAGCCGTCATTTTCTTGGAAAGGCCATAACTCCTCGAGAGAGCCTTGAAAGCTTCACTGCCCGGACGGGTGACCCTTCCCCGGGGTTGCCATCACAGGGATCCCAGGAGCGGCAAGAGGCTTTGTCCAGCCGAGACACCCTACTATGGGAGTACCCTCCCTGGGAGAGCAACGGGGTCCTCTTCCAAGGCAAGAGCTTTCTCCAGAGGTTACCTTTCTCAGAGGAGCCTGGGGCCTCTGCATGGGCGCCGTGCCTTACCCATGGTGTTCGTGACTTCTGATATTACAGCAGTCATTCATTCAACACGTGATTCTTCTCTCCTTTCATATGTTTTCAGAGTGCCCAGTCCATGAAAACTACACTGGCTTCTCCTTAGATATCtatccatttgcattttttattctagGATCTATATTGCAATAGCTTTACCTAATTCAATTTAATTGAATCTCCACTTAGACTTTTATCTAAGATAATTAATTCACCTGAGTATGTGAATAAAATTGTTGTtagttttcaatgaaaaaaaaaggtgtttagAAGCAAATCAGTATCAGGCTAGGTgagcacacacaaatacagagagagagagagagagagagagagagagagagagagagagagagagaattcagtattTTCCTCTTCCCCGACCTTTGTGACGTTTGTCCTTGGTCGACTGAGTCAGCTTGAAAGGAattgcaattatttttacataccaCATGCTTTAAATATCACTTTTTTTCGGACAATTCGTCCCCCAAATATGACCATTCACTGTATGCTTTCccatttcattataatatttaaagCTACTGAATATATGTGAAGTTATCGTCATAACCCGTTTTCACCAGTACAACCGTTCCACATTAGTGTCAAGGTTCATAGAAACGTCTTAAGTTAATCTTTCATAAATATGAGAACAACAGCCATTGAAATAATCTTTCATAAATATAAGAACAACAACTATAAAACAATCTTTCATAAATATAAGCACAACAGCTATTAAAGCAAACCGAAATTGGATGCTAAGGCCTTGTCGAACAGGAATAGCGGTGAAGGACGTGACCAATAAGTCGGGGCACGCTCCCAAGAGAAGTAAATGTCCCTAATGAATTCATAGCCGGCTTTCCCTCAAGGATCGATGTTCTCACCAGTTAGTTGTGGCAAcgttcatgaattattattattattattattattattattattattattattattcccaaatcGCGACTCATCGATCTCGTACTTGGTAATCTTTcggtaaaatagttttatatggaTTATAAGATATGATACAAAATTTGTGTTTGAAAATTCAGATCATTAGTATCCATCTAGGAATAATTTGTCCCCCCTGGAAAGTTTAACTGTAAGAAATTTAATCAACTGATCGttctgcctttttaattttttttattaaatgcttATTTTGCGCATCAGTCTCACTTTGCGTACTAAAATCTCATGGGTGTCATTTCTCATAGTCCAATGGTAAAGGAAAGAACGTTAGCAGGCTTGTTTTGGCTTCGTAAAAATCATTATGCTTGTACTCACTCAACAAGACACCTCTTTTGTAGATGAGGAACGAAAATTGAAGGACGTCTCTCTTTTTGTGATGTTACCATTCaagaaatatattgtgtgtgtatatatggttatatatgtatgtatatatatatatatatatatatatatatatatatatatatatatatatatatatatatatatatatatatatatatatatatatatatatatatatatatatatatatatatatatatatattatatatatatatatatatatatatagttgtcatTCAATTCCCAATGTTATCTCCATTGATGTTTTATTGATACTTCCCATGGCAAAAAATGTTCACTATTAAggttataaacataaacatacttaCACAAATATAgacatgcaatatatatgtgtatgtatgtatgtatactgtatatatctatacattacatatattttgcttatatacatacatatacaatataaatacatacataatataaatacatacatatatatatatatatatatgtgtgtgtgtgtgtgtgtgtgtgtgtgtgtgttacacacacatatatacacatatatattgcatgtatatgtttgtgtaagtaTGTTTATGTTCATAACCTTAATGGTGAAACTTTTTGCCATGCGAAGTATCAATAAAAGAGCAATGGAGATAACATTGGGAATTGAATGACAACTATTTTCCACGTACAAGCTTACCCCACTGTGAAACTCGGCGCACATAGTACGAAGGTCATCTAAATACATTCACTTCCCTGGCCCCGCCATGAGGGCCCAATGTAACTCTGTCAGCCAGTTACCGGTGATCTTTGGCAGCTGAACCATGTCAAGATTTCAGTTCCTGGTGTTGTCGTGCTCCTTCGCTCTCCTGTTAGCTAAAGCTGACATTCGAGGCACCCCTCGTCTCGCCAGTGCTTACGGTGTCCCTTCGTGTCCCTCGCCTGTTCAGACAAAAACGAAAGTACTGGTTATCACGATTCCCATCACGGAAAGTCCCTGCACTGCGGTTCCCATCAGTCCCTCGACCGTGACCGTAACGGAAACAGTCACGACGGACGGCGGCTGTCCTGATGTTTTTCCAGATTTTCCTTTCCTAGGAGGAGGCGTGGCTTTTGGTGGACCTTGTGGTCCGTGTGCGACGAGAGATCCTCGCACTGACATTTGTGATTTTGATCCACTGAAGTGCCCCGAATAAAAAGACGTCAGCATTTGGGTCTAAGAATTTGTTATCGCTTACATCTTTTCAAGGGTTCGTTAGACATGGAAGTCGTGGGTTCTTCGAAATTTGTTGAGAACATATTCAGACCCGGAGACCTTCACTAAATGTTGCGAAGTTGATGAGGATAGATTTCATAACCGTCCATCTGTCAACAAGCAAAGGTACTGGTCGAGGATTGTGATTCCTCGGAGGTAAAGTTTTTCATAAGCGAAAATATGTGTAGCTACTAAACGATCATATGCTCTTATAAAACATAGAAAGAATTAATTTCATGACAGAAGCCATCATGTCTAAACGTCGTgcaaattgtgaaaaataaagtaacagaCTGAGGTCTATTTACCGCCCTTCGTGTTTAGTTGTCTGTTAATTTGGTATGTGAATACGGAAGACATTAAAAGGGTATCACTAAAATGGTAGCATTAAAAGGATATCTATACGTATTGGCTTGGGAAATCGAATGGCAGCTAATTTCCATACGTAAGTCAACCCCGCTGCGAAATTCACCGTAGATAGTACAAAGGTCACCTCTATACTTTCACTTCACTGCTCCTCCCATAGAATCCCCTTAAGAGACTGAACCAGTTACCGGTGACCTTCCGTGGCCTGGCAATGTCAAGATTACTGCTCCTGGTGGTAACGTGCTCCTTCGCTCTCCTGTCGGCCGAAGCAGACATTCCAGGAACCCTTCGTTTCACCCGTGTTTACAGTGGCCCTTCGTGTCCCTCGTCGGTTCAGGACAAAACAAAAGTGCTTATTATCACGATTCCCATCAAAGAAAGCCCCTGCACTGCAGTTCATATCAGTCCGTCGACGGTGACACTAACAGAAACAGTTACCACTGACAACGGCTGCCCTGAATTTCCAATTTCAGAAAATGACGACGACGGTGTGTTCAGGGTAGTTTCGGGCGGACCTTGCGGGGTATGTTTTAACAGGAACCCTCGCACAGATTTCTGTGAATTTAATCCTTTTCAATGCCCAGAATCCTAAGAGGTCGAGAAATCAGGACTTGTTGGCTagtttccatatttttaaatctacaattacgtgaattttatattcactCCTGGGAGTGCTAGAAAATTTCACTTCAGCAAATTTTTCCCCCTGAGATGAATACAAGTGTGCAGAAATGTGCTGTCTCTCTTATAGTTAGACAGGGCAGTGGCGACGAAATTTCTTTGTAAGTGATATTGTTTTAGAGAGGCTCAT contains the following coding sequences:
- the LOC136849005 gene encoding uncharacterized protein, with product MNSYDMVDNIQLTPLKRGKFTYMDSYEALEYGGDDVLIKLTRAVEISVQCNFQFTTFPFDLQLCLIPVVLSGLGYPEVDKQQLKVFSDPQHLSIYNVDPIRCRTQLLNDSIVRDTVVIAVMIRRRSEGFFLTTLGPCLVLEILGHISLVAFPVDEFYQRASTALSLLIVMASLFSQSVTILPKSASPKAVDVWFFFFTLRFFLFFVAHCMVELHRTRVASSSKKEDRNSKRQLDSQEGKSKVRVLKNLHSHKEYLGQSLAMRIRHGAENSKNVHSFNVENPWMLKSASNKTFISPATVNLWCLAIGIAIDFIFVGLFVYSIKLLNYKHIDEFMKYNDCS